A single Drosophila ananassae strain 14024-0371.13 chromosome 3L, ASM1763931v2, whole genome shotgun sequence DNA region contains:
- the LOC6494963 gene encoding protein panoramix has product MEEQPIKQEVKTEIEAQTHLDEDDNTPLRESAIDSPPHAFAPGVPLVQSGWESDHDDGSHLAAPRTPGASFMEIAAKVEPKPEVQNTDEDDEMLDQLLNEDFDCERPAPGPDIKPVVKSEPREATPRTLDGIPSQYTLRENLNDMDLCSLDALPSEIPADAESTDALLATKKEILQQLAEVETEYASKPKEKKKKKKHKKDRSQKSSQSKEESEPRKRRHSQSSPNDSQKENKRHRSGHSSQGHHHGLKTPKPDPDFDCIPVRSDERHVRLVQSSRLFAPKQELEQPKVNLSLADKRNRATARAELALLMFQKKKDDQEQVEVQVVETVSKLPVSESFRNQDSFENPSPICNNMNVTYAFNSVPGTKIEFGKWGLETVPQATRELLRVLGISLERLKQIQITAKPSQRILKLKKEQLEKGLSPAEDIETATLYKNAATQTEGVSATRSVETQVRLESQYSGAFWQDPTFDVTDLTQQQSNVMFALMELFTTVPDSTWAQTLYRALEPALHIKRRFNR; this is encoded by the coding sequence ATGGAAGAACAGCCGATAAAGCAAGAAGTAAAAACCGAGATCGAAGCCCAAACACACCTCGACGAAGACGATAACACCCCGCTCCGAGAAAGTGCAATAGATTCGCCGCCCCATGCCTTTGCGCCGGGCGTTCCTTTGGTCCAATCCGGATGGGAAAGTGACCACGACGATGGCAGTCACCTTGCTGCACCCCGCACTCCGGGTGCCAGTTTTATGGAAATCGCAGCGAAAGTAGAGCCCAAGCCGGAAGTCCAGAATACGGATGAGGATGATGAAATGCTGGATCAGCTCCTGAATGAGGACTTCGACTGCGAGAGACCCGCGCCTGGTCCCGATATAAAACCAGTTGTTAAGTCGGAGCCCCGGGAAGCTACTCCCCGCACCCTGGACGGCATTCCAAGCCAATACACTCTTCGGGAAAACCTCAACGATATGGATCTGTGCAGCCTAGATGCTTTGCCATCAGAGATTCCTGCGGATGCCGAGAGTACCGACGCGCTTCTGGCCACTAAGAAGGAGATCCTGCAGCAGTTGGCCGAGGTGGAAACTGAGTATGCGTCAAAACCcaaggaaaagaagaagaaaaagaagcacAAAAAGGACCGGTCTCAAAAATCAAGCCAAAGCAAGGAGGAATCGGAGCCAAGGAAACGTCGACATAGTCAGAGTTCGCCCAACGACAGCCAGAAGGAGAACAAGCGCCACCGCAGCGGCCACAGTAGTCAAGGACATCATCATGGCCTGAAAACACCGAAACCCGATCCAGACTTCGACTGTATTCCAGTCAGAAGCGATGAACGGCATGTACGACTGGTGCAGTCCTCCCGCCTTTTTGCCCCAAAACAGGAGTTAGAGCAACCCAAAGTAAATCTGTCCCTGGCCGACAAGCGAAATAGAGCCACAGCTCGGGCCGAACTGGCATTGCTGATGTTCCAAAAGAAGAAGGACGACCAGGAGCAAGTGGAGGTTCAAGTGGTGGAAACAGTGAGCAAGCTGCCTGTCAGCGAATCGTTTCGCAATCAGGACTCCTTCGAGAATCCCTCGCCGATCTGCAACAACATGAACGTGACGTATGCGTTCAACTCCGTTCCAGGCACCAAGATAGAGTTTGGCAAGTGGGGCTTGGAAACTGTGCCGCAGGCTACCAGGGAACTGCTTCGTGTTCTGGGCATCAGCTTGGAGCGCCTGAAGCAGATTCAGATCACCGCCAAGCCATCGCAGCGCATTCTGAAACTAAAGAAGGAGCAGCTGGAGAAGGGACTCTCGCCGGCGGAGGACATCGAAACGGCGACACTTTACAAGAACGCTGCCACCCAAACGGAGGGCGTCTCCGCCACTCGAAGTGTTGAGACTCAAGTCCGCTTGGAGAGTCAATACAGTGGTGCTTtttggcaggatccaactttcGATGTGACGGATCTGACCCAGCAGCAATCGAACGTAATGTTCGCATTAATGGAGCTCTTCACGACGGTGCCCGACTCGACCTGGGCCCAGACACTCTACCGGGCCCTGGAACCGGCTCTCCACATTAAACGACGATTCAATCGTTag